From Anaerolineae bacterium, one genomic window encodes:
- a CDS encoding ABC transporter, ATP-binding protein, producing MGVILELHGITKRFPGVLANDHIDLDLREGEIHALLGENGAGKTTLMNILYGLYKPDEGEIRVNGNKIEIHSPRDAIACGIGMVHQHFMLVPVFTVVDNVMLGDEYVRGGGFLDRRKAANRILEISQQYNLQVDPFAYIKDLPVGLQQRVEIIKLLFREANILILDEPTAVLTPQEVDELFKIMKSLVASGKSIIFITHKLREVMEFSDRITVIRNGKVVGTTTPQEADQNKLAAMMVGRQIDLTIEKKPAAPQEVVLEVRNLKVLDARKLIAVNGVSFEVRAGEVLGIAGVQGNGQTELVRALTGMQHPVEGEIRILGKEMTHASPKEFFEIGAAHIPEDRQKDGLVLTYPVKDNFILNTFYKPPFARGIVLQQPQIIANAEELVQKFDIRTPSIFTALSSLSGGNQQKVIVAREFSRPIKLLIAAQPTRGLDVGSIEYIHNRLIEKRDEGCAVLLVSTELDEIMQLSDRIAVMYRGRIVATVNAAEVTKQQIGLYMAGLQPEMAKV from the coding sequence ATGGGCGTTATTCTAGAGCTACATGGGATTACCAAGCGGTTTCCGGGGGTGCTTGCCAACGACCACATCGATCTGGATTTGCGGGAAGGTGAAATTCACGCCCTGCTGGGGGAAAACGGTGCCGGTAAAACCACGTTGATGAACATACTTTACGGATTATATAAACCGGACGAGGGTGAGATTCGCGTCAACGGCAATAAGATCGAAATTCACTCGCCGCGCGATGCCATTGCGTGTGGTATTGGCATGGTTCACCAGCACTTCATGCTTGTGCCGGTGTTTACCGTGGTGGACAATGTGATGTTAGGGGATGAATACGTGCGAGGTGGCGGCTTTCTCGACCGACGCAAAGCTGCCAATCGTATCCTCGAAATCTCGCAACAATACAACCTGCAGGTTGACCCTTTCGCTTACATCAAAGACCTACCGGTGGGGCTACAACAGCGGGTGGAAATCATCAAACTGCTCTTTCGTGAAGCCAACATCCTTATCCTTGATGAGCCAACCGCCGTGTTGACACCCCAGGAAGTAGATGAGCTGTTCAAGATCATGAAATCCCTGGTTGCCAGCGGCAAATCGATCATTTTCATCACCCACAAACTGCGCGAAGTCATGGAGTTTTCCGACCGCATCACCGTTATCCGCAATGGCAAAGTGGTGGGTACAACCACCCCTCAGGAAGCTGACCAGAATAAACTGGCTGCCATGATGGTCGGACGGCAGATCGATCTGACGATCGAGAAAAAGCCAGCAGCTCCTCAAGAGGTGGTGCTCGAAGTACGCAATCTCAAGGTGCTGGATGCACGCAAGCTGATCGCTGTTAACGGCGTTTCGTTCGAGGTGCGCGCCGGGGAGGTGTTGGGGATTGCCGGCGTTCAGGGCAACGGACAGACCGAATTGGTGCGCGCCCTGACGGGTATGCAACACCCGGTCGAAGGCGAGATCCGCATCCTGGGCAAAGAGATGACCCACGCCAGCCCAAAGGAGTTCTTTGAAATCGGCGCAGCCCATATCCCCGAAGACCGTCAGAAGGATGGCCTGGTTCTCACTTATCCGGTCAAAGACAACTTCATCCTGAACACTTTCTATAAGCCACCCTTTGCGCGAGGCATTGTCCTGCAACAACCGCAAATCATCGCCAATGCCGAAGAACTGGTGCAAAAGTTCGATATCCGTACGCCCAGCATCTTCACCGCGCTCAGCTCGTTAAGCGGTGGAAATCAACAGAAAGTAATTGTTGCCCGCGAGTTCTCCAGACCGATCAAACTGCTCATTGCTGCCCAGCCGACGCGGGGTCTGGATGTCGGTTCGATCGAGTACATCCACAACCGTCTGATCGAAAAGCGCGATGAAGGCTGTGCGGTCTTGCTGGTTTCCACCGAACTGGACGAGATCATGCAATTATCCGATCGGATTGCCGTTATGTACCGCGGCCGCATTGTGGCAACTGTCAATGCCGCCGAAGTCACGAAACAACAAATCGGTCTCTACATGGCCGGCCTGCAACCCGAAATGGCGAAAGTATAG
- a CDS encoding UDP-glucose dehydrogenase — translation MKFQKICVLGLGYIGLPTASTFATHGVQVIGVDVNPEVVNTLRNGGLHIQEPGLRTLVQAALRSGNLTIQNQAAEADAFIIAVPTPFRENKLADLRAVEAAARAIAPCLKKGNLVVLESTSPPLTTVQKVAPLLEQSGLRSGEDFYLAYVPERVLPGSILRELIENDRVIGGVNRLSAEAARDLYSMFVRGEILLTDATTAEMVKLMENTYRDVNIAIANEFARLAERFGINVWEAIELANRHPRVNILRPGPGVGGHCISVDPWFLVEAAPDLARLIRTAREVNDGQPHHVIAFARLAFGDLNGLRVAALGLAYKADVDDLRESPAIEICQLFQQAGAEVLAFEPYRQETQVNGIPLGRDLTQVLEGADLLVILVAHRQFRNLSAPMAARLMRRKLALDTVNLLSRAVWENEGFQVVKLGEGLR, via the coding sequence TTGAAATTCCAAAAGATTTGCGTTTTAGGATTAGGGTATATCGGTTTGCCGACTGCCAGCACGTTCGCAACCCACGGCGTGCAGGTGATCGGTGTGGATGTCAACCCTGAGGTGGTCAATACCCTGCGCAATGGCGGTTTGCACATCCAGGAACCAGGCTTGCGTACGCTGGTTCAGGCTGCCTTGCGCTCTGGTAATCTGACCATCCAGAATCAAGCGGCTGAAGCAGATGCCTTTATCATTGCCGTGCCGACCCCTTTCCGCGAGAATAAACTGGCTGACCTGCGCGCGGTCGAGGCCGCTGCCCGGGCAATCGCGCCCTGCTTGAAAAAGGGCAATCTCGTGGTTTTGGAATCCACTTCTCCGCCCTTGACGACCGTCCAAAAAGTTGCCCCTCTGCTCGAACAATCTGGCTTGAGGAGCGGGGAAGATTTTTACCTTGCTTATGTGCCGGAACGTGTTTTGCCGGGCTCGATTCTGCGCGAACTGATCGAGAACGATCGGGTTATTGGTGGCGTCAACCGCCTCTCCGCAGAAGCAGCGCGGGACCTGTATAGCATGTTCGTGCGCGGCGAAATCCTTCTGACCGACGCCACCACCGCCGAGATGGTCAAGCTCATGGAGAATACCTACCGGGATGTCAACATTGCCATCGCCAATGAGTTTGCCCGACTGGCAGAGCGGTTTGGGATCAACGTGTGGGAAGCCATCGAACTGGCAAATCGCCATCCAAGGGTGAATATTTTACGCCCTGGTCCAGGTGTAGGTGGGCATTGTATCAGTGTGGATCCGTGGTTTCTGGTTGAAGCTGCGCCTGACCTTGCCCGCCTGATCCGGACGGCGCGCGAGGTCAATGATGGTCAACCACACCATGTCATTGCATTTGCCCGCCTGGCTTTTGGCGACCTGAATGGTTTGCGCGTCGCCGCTTTGGGATTGGCGTATAAAGCCGATGTGGATGACCTGCGCGAATCCCCGGCAATTGAAATCTGTCAACTCTTCCAGCAAGCCGGAGCCGAGGTCCTTGCCTTTGAACCCTACCGCCAGGAGACTCAGGTGAATGGCATACCCTTAGGGCGCGATCTGACACAGGTCTTAGAAGGCGCCGATTTACTGGTCATCCTGGTTGCCCATCGCCAGTTTCGCAATCTGTCTGCGCCGATGGCTGCCCGCCTCATGCGCCGTAAACTTGCCCTGGACACCGTCAACCTGCTCTCACGCGCCGTGTGGGAAAATGAAGGCTTCCAGGTTGTTAAGTTGGGAGAGGGATTAAGGTGA
- a CDS encoding UDP-N-acetylglucosamine 2-epimerase, whose protein sequence is MTLRVLSIFGTRPEAVKMAPVVRELTRHPEIEARVCVTAQHRQMLDQILDLFDIQPDVDLNLMRPNQTLAELTAAIFTHLDPVLSQLRPHWILVQGDTTTVMAAALLGYYHRIKIGHVEAGLRSGDKWQPFPEEINRSVVGVVADLHFAPTEWARQNLLKENVPAERIRVTGNTVIDALQHVVNLPLTPEVEAYFRHHRLPPYQPPEEKRLILVTAHRRENFGEPLENICLALRTLATDYGESLRIVYPVHLNPNVQGPVYRLLGKVANITLLPPMDYLPFVHLMKNATLILTDSGGLQEEAPGLGKPVLVLRRVTERPEGVQAGTVRLVGTDIQTIVTETRRLLDDPLAYQAMAQAVNPYGDGKAAQRIVRAILEEERFS, encoded by the coding sequence GTGACGCTGCGTGTCCTTTCGATTTTTGGCACCCGTCCCGAAGCGGTCAAGATGGCTCCGGTAGTGCGCGAGTTAACCCGCCATCCAGAGATTGAAGCGCGGGTGTGTGTCACTGCCCAGCATCGCCAGATGCTCGACCAGATTCTCGATCTGTTTGACATCCAACCCGATGTTGACTTAAATCTGATGCGACCCAACCAAACGCTGGCAGAACTGACGGCTGCCATCTTCACCCACCTCGACCCCGTTCTCAGCCAGTTGAGACCGCACTGGATTCTGGTGCAGGGTGATACAACCACGGTCATGGCCGCTGCCTTATTGGGCTATTATCACCGCATTAAAATCGGACATGTTGAAGCCGGTTTACGGAGTGGAGATAAGTGGCAGCCCTTCCCGGAAGAGATCAATCGTTCGGTGGTTGGAGTCGTGGCAGACCTGCACTTTGCGCCCACCGAATGGGCGCGTCAAAACCTGCTCAAAGAGAATGTCCCCGCCGAGCGTATTCGGGTGACGGGCAATACGGTGATTGATGCCCTTCAGCACGTGGTAAATTTGCCCCTCACGCCCGAGGTGGAGGCTTACTTTCGTCACCATCGTCTGCCTCCCTACCAACCACCTGAGGAAAAGCGCTTGATTCTGGTCACGGCTCACCGGCGCGAGAACTTTGGTGAGCCGCTGGAGAATATTTGCCTTGCCTTGCGTACTTTAGCGACCGATTACGGTGAGAGCCTGCGCATCGTCTATCCGGTTCATCTCAATCCCAATGTGCAGGGACCGGTTTATCGCCTGTTGGGCAAGGTTGCGAACATTACGTTGCTTCCGCCGATGGATTATCTGCCTTTTGTTCATTTAATGAAGAACGCCACCCTGATTCTGACCGATTCAGGTGGTCTGCAGGAAGAAGCACCTGGTTTGGGGAAACCGGTGCTGGTCTTGCGCCGCGTTACCGAACGCCCTGAAGGCGTGCAAGCCGGCACGGTGCGCCTGGTGGGAACCGACATACAGACGATCGTTACCGAAACCCGCCGCCTGCTCGATGATCCCCTTGCCTATCAAGCCATGGCACAGGCTGTCAATCCATATGGCGACGGCAAAGCGGCTCAGCGCATCGTTCGGGCAATATTAGAAGAAGAACGATTTTCTTAG